The Marinilongibacter aquaticus genome has a window encoding:
- a CDS encoding glycosyl hydrolase, with amino-acid sequence MPAKQLLSLCSFVLLSLSSFAQHAEQKPFTRWWWMGSAVNEQGIKYNLEAFHKAGIGGVEITPIYGVRGEESNYIPFLSEKYMHMLDYTVKVADSLGMKVDMVQGTGWPFGGAQVEAKHAATKLMVDSLFLKKGETVDRDFEVNQEGVALLHVLAFGANAYYKDLSDKVEEGRLRFQADRDLTLYAVYAGKTAQKVKRAAPGGEGFTVDHYSQSALEDYLEPYNEKLKSGIRAVFNDSYEVYGTDFTPHFFEDFEALRGYDLKPHLPLLIQKENSEKANRIRGDYRETISDLLKTRFDRPWTKWAHEHGYRTKLQAHGSPGNLLDLYATADIPECETFGSMPFDIPGFRREADDIREGDADPVMLKFSSSAGHVMGKPLISSETFTWLRDHFKTALSQCKPELEELLLNGVNHVFFHGSTYSPPEAEWPGWKFYASVNFSPQMTIWKDAPALFRYIKNCQTLLQIGQPDNEIGLYWPIHDVWNGYHEGRLLYQFQIHSLKEWLLDTPFYALANELMDSGYSVDFLSDEFIATARVESGKIVFNGGAYKALVVPKAKYMPLATLDKLKSLKAEGATIIFEDLPESVPGFRDFESRALKLNDRLESLVPVPNVMQALKSGGVEREEFGKLGLKFIRRKHEEGYIYFVVNHGSKDFEGFLNLQSKGNKPVLFDPDTEMLGMASQNAQGAVRIQLKAGKSIFIRTDQKAVKQEWSYYKTLPQAVVLHGPYTLKFLEGGPVLPPAHDKLEKLGSWTELGQEEADFSGTAMYSFEFVKPKTKADAWALVLPDVRESARIWLNGKYLGTLWANPFTINLTDLKAENTLKIEVTNLTANRLRAKEMRGEEWKIFHEINMVNKDYKPFDAKKWKPMPSGIVGEIKLVPLEKD; translated from the coding sequence ATGCCTGCAAAACAGCTATTGAGCTTATGCTCCTTCGTTCTACTTTCACTTTCTTCGTTTGCACAGCATGCAGAGCAGAAGCCTTTTACGCGGTGGTGGTGGATGGGCTCTGCGGTAAATGAACAAGGGATAAAATACAATCTCGAAGCTTTTCACAAGGCTGGAATTGGCGGTGTGGAAATTACTCCAATTTATGGGGTGCGTGGCGAAGAGTCGAATTACATTCCTTTCTTGTCGGAGAAATACATGCACATGCTGGATTATACTGTAAAAGTGGCGGATAGCTTAGGCATGAAAGTGGATATGGTGCAGGGTACGGGTTGGCCATTTGGTGGGGCACAAGTGGAGGCCAAACATGCGGCAACAAAATTAATGGTCGATTCTCTTTTTTTGAAGAAAGGAGAAACCGTGGATCGTGATTTCGAGGTAAACCAAGAAGGTGTGGCACTGCTTCATGTGCTGGCTTTTGGAGCCAATGCGTATTATAAAGATTTAAGTGATAAAGTGGAGGAGGGGCGTTTGCGTTTTCAGGCAGATCGGGATTTGACGCTCTATGCGGTGTATGCCGGAAAAACCGCTCAAAAAGTGAAGCGGGCTGCCCCAGGAGGCGAGGGATTCACTGTCGACCACTATTCGCAATCGGCATTGGAAGATTATCTGGAGCCTTACAATGAAAAACTTAAGTCGGGGATTCGGGCCGTGTTCAACGACAGTTACGAAGTGTATGGCACCGACTTTACACCTCATTTTTTCGAAGATTTTGAGGCACTTAGGGGATACGATTTAAAACCCCACCTGCCTTTGCTTATTCAAAAGGAGAATTCGGAAAAGGCCAATCGCATTCGCGGAGATTACAGAGAAACCATTTCGGATTTGCTGAAAACACGTTTCGATAGGCCATGGACAAAATGGGCCCATGAGCATGGCTATAGAACCAAGCTGCAGGCCCACGGTTCACCCGGAAACTTGCTCGACCTTTATGCTACGGCTGATATTCCAGAATGTGAGACTTTTGGTTCGATGCCTTTTGATATTCCGGGTTTTCGACGTGAAGCCGATGATATTCGTGAAGGGGATGCTGATCCCGTAATGCTGAAATTTTCGAGTTCGGCTGGGCATGTGATGGGCAAACCCTTGATTTCTTCGGAAACATTCACATGGCTTCGCGATCACTTCAAAACGGCTCTTTCTCAATGTAAACCCGAACTCGAAGAGTTGTTGCTGAATGGTGTAAACCATGTGTTTTTTCACGGCTCAACTTATTCGCCGCCTGAGGCCGAATGGCCCGGATGGAAATTCTATGCGTCGGTGAATTTCAGTCCGCAAATGACCATTTGGAAAGATGCTCCTGCACTTTTCAGATACATAAAGAATTGCCAGACACTGCTGCAAATTGGACAGCCAGATAATGAAATCGGACTTTACTGGCCAATTCACGATGTCTGGAATGGTTATCATGAAGGTCGACTGCTTTATCAATTTCAGATTCATTCTTTGAAGGAGTGGCTTTTGGATACGCCTTTCTATGCCTTGGCGAATGAATTGATGGATTCTGGATATTCTGTAGATTTTCTTTCGGATGAGTTTATCGCTACGGCACGTGTGGAAAGTGGGAAAATCGTATTCAATGGGGGAGCGTACAAAGCACTTGTTGTGCCCAAAGCAAAATACATGCCTCTGGCTACTTTGGACAAATTGAAAAGTTTGAAAGCCGAAGGAGCGACGATAATTTTCGAGGATTTACCCGAAAGTGTCCCTGGGTTCCGAGATTTTGAATCGCGGGCTTTGAAATTGAATGATCGTTTAGAAAGCCTCGTTCCTGTGCCGAACGTAATGCAAGCCTTGAAAAGCGGAGGGGTGGAGCGTGAAGAATTTGGGAAGCTCGGGCTGAAATTTATCCGAAGAAAACACGAAGAAGGCTATATTTATTTTGTGGTGAATCATGGTTCTAAAGATTTTGAGGGCTTTTTGAATTTGCAAAGCAAAGGAAACAAACCCGTTCTTTTTGATCCAGACACAGAGATGCTTGGCATGGCGAGCCAAAACGCCCAAGGTGCGGTTCGCATTCAATTGAAAGCTGGGAAATCCATCTTTATTCGTACAGATCAAAAGGCCGTTAAACAAGAATGGTCTTATTACAAAACACTTCCACAAGCTGTGGTTTTGCATGGGCCCTATACCTTGAAATTTCTCGAAGGCGGACCCGTTTTGCCGCCGGCTCATGATAAGCTGGAAAAGCTTGGGTCGTGGACCGAGCTTGGACAAGAGGAAGCGGATTTTAGCGGTACGGCGATGTACTCGTTTGAATTTGTGAAACCGAAAACTAAAGCGGATGCATGGGCTTTGGTATTGCCTGATGTTCGAGAAAGTGCACGAATATGGTTGAATGGAAAATATTTGGGCACTTTGTGGGCCAATCCGTTCACGATCAATCTTACAGATTTGAAGGCGGAGAATACGTTAAAAATTGAAGTGACGAATTTGACAGCCAACCGCTTGCGGGCGAAAGAAATGCGGGGCGAAGAGTGGAAGATTTTTCACGAAATCAATATGGTGAATAAGGATTACAAGCCCTTCGATGCTAAAAAATGGAAGCCGATGCCTTCGGGAATTGTCGGCGAAATCAAATTGGTGCCATTGGAAAAGGATTGA